A region from the Microbacterium lacus genome encodes:
- a CDS encoding glycoside hydrolase family 6 protein: MSATRPRTRTDRRRGVLIAGIAVGAVLLIVAVVAVVIAVLPKPAAAGPAPGTTLLVAADTAAAAASDSGSAAAREAAAYLAAQPTAVWLTPEEFGVGEVGPAVTALADEARQQSAILTLVVYGLPERDCGQYSAGGLPPADYPVWTTEIGEALRAASDVHAIVVLEPDSLALAPECGNVDERTAQLRAAIEDLQADGVWVYLDAGHSNWLPVDQMADLLRQAGVQDARGFATNVSNYYDSDAEIDYAHRLADALGGSHAVIDTSRNGAGSDGQWCNPPKRLVGDVGGTFGDDVVDVNLWIKPPGESDGECNGGPAAGQWWPQSAIELTRASLE; this comes from the coding sequence GTGTCCGCGACGCGCCCGCGCACCCGAACCGACAGGCGCCGCGGCGTGCTCATCGCCGGCATCGCGGTGGGGGCGGTCCTCCTCATCGTCGCGGTGGTCGCCGTCGTCATCGCGGTCCTGCCCAAGCCCGCGGCCGCAGGCCCGGCACCCGGGACGACGCTGCTCGTCGCCGCCGACACCGCCGCGGCCGCGGCATCCGATTCCGGCTCCGCCGCCGCCCGCGAGGCCGCCGCGTACCTGGCCGCGCAGCCGACCGCGGTGTGGCTGACCCCCGAGGAGTTCGGCGTCGGTGAGGTGGGCCCTGCCGTCACCGCCCTCGCCGACGAGGCGCGGCAGCAGTCCGCGATCCTCACGCTCGTGGTCTACGGCCTGCCCGAGCGCGACTGCGGGCAGTACTCGGCGGGCGGGCTGCCGCCCGCGGACTACCCGGTCTGGACGACCGAGATCGGCGAGGCGCTGCGCGCGGCATCCGATGTGCACGCGATCGTCGTCCTCGAGCCCGACTCGCTCGCCCTCGCGCCGGAGTGCGGCAACGTCGACGAGCGCACCGCGCAGCTGCGCGCGGCGATCGAGGACCTGCAGGCCGACGGCGTCTGGGTCTACCTCGACGCCGGGCACTCGAACTGGCTCCCCGTCGACCAGATGGCCGACCTGCTGCGGCAGGCGGGCGTGCAGGACGCGCGCGGATTCGCGACGAATGTGTCGAATTACTACGACTCGGATGCCGAGATCGACTACGCCCATCGCCTCGCCGACGCGCTCGGCGGATCGCACGCGGTTATCGACACGTCCCGCAACGGAGCGGGGTCGGACGGGCAGTGGTGCAACCCGCCGAAGCGGCTGGTCGGCGATGTCGGCGGCACGTTCGGCGACGACGTGGTCGATGTGAACCTGTGGATCAAGCCGCCCGGCGAGAGCGACGGCGAATGCAACGGCGGACCCGCCGCCGGGCAGTGGTGGCCGCAGAGTGCGATCGAGTTGACACGCGCGTCGCTTGAGTGA
- a CDS encoding VanZ family protein, translated as MNAQPNTPAGSIPPRPPLPGAPVVPGASGAPVPAPAAADVPAPAAAGRHINSGRLGVAAAPVARHPSIPPRPPRPAPLTRPSRLRSAVRNPRVLLAAYLVVLTLIAVWPVPVDSGAGGLLRRITRVFPFATYARIEFGANILLFVPLGILLALILRQRYLILPIALVSTVAIESFQALMLDKRTPSVMDIVANLTGAALGLLIVAFVQWRRGRGRAPAAP; from the coding sequence GTGAACGCACAGCCGAACACACCGGCGGGGTCGATCCCGCCGCGGCCGCCGTTGCCCGGTGCGCCGGTCGTTCCCGGTGCTTCGGGTGCCCCGGTGCCGGCGCCTGCCGCCGCGGATGTGCCGGCGCCTGCCGCCGCGGGCCGGCACATCAATAGCGGTCGGCTCGGCGTCGCCGCGGCGCCGGTGGCGCGGCATCCGTCGATCCCTCCCCGCCCCCCGCGGCCCGCACCTCTGACGCGTCCCTCGCGGCTGCGCTCCGCGGTGCGGAACCCGCGTGTGCTGCTGGCCGCGTACCTCGTCGTGCTCACGCTCATCGCGGTGTGGCCGGTGCCGGTCGACAGCGGTGCGGGCGGGCTGCTGCGCCGCATCACGCGGGTCTTCCCGTTCGCCACGTACGCGCGCATCGAGTTCGGGGCCAACATCCTGCTGTTCGTGCCGCTCGGCATCCTGCTCGCCCTCATCCTGCGGCAGCGCTACCTGATCCTGCCGATCGCCCTCGTGTCGACGGTCGCGATCGAGTCGTTTCAAGCGCTGATGCTCGACAAGCGCACGCCCAGCGTGATGGACATCGTCGCGAACCTCACCGGGGCGGCGCTGGGCCTGCTGATCGTCGCGTTCGTACAGTGGCGACGCGGTCGAGGCCGGGCCCCAGCGGCCCCTTGA
- a CDS encoding PQQ-dependent sugar dehydrogenase — translation MRQPLIVSTLALAALMIGGCAASAEPRGAAAESEIIATDLAAPWSVAFLADGTALISERDTARILELLPDGTTRVVGTVEGVTPGGEGGLLGLAVDAEERLYAYSTAASGNRIQRFRLSGSPLRLGKPETVLDGLPSARTHNGGRIAFGPDGMLYATVGDAGERAAAQDPASLAGKILRMTPDGAVPADNPLPGSLVYSLGHRNPQGIAWDAEGTLYAAEFGQDTWDELNVIEPGQNYGWPIVEGIADDDRFVDPVQQWKPADASPSGIAVVGDDLLIANLRGERLRSVPLDDLSASTDRFVGEYGRIRDVVRAPDGSALFVTSNRDGRGDVREGDDVLVGVD, via the coding sequence ATGCGGCAGCCCCTCATCGTTTCGACTCTCGCCCTCGCGGCGCTCATGATCGGCGGCTGCGCAGCATCGGCCGAGCCGCGCGGCGCTGCGGCCGAGAGCGAGATCATCGCCACCGACCTCGCGGCACCGTGGTCCGTGGCGTTCCTCGCGGACGGAACCGCGCTCATCAGCGAGCGGGACACCGCGCGCATCCTCGAACTGCTGCCCGACGGCACCACGCGGGTCGTCGGCACGGTCGAGGGCGTCACTCCCGGTGGCGAGGGCGGCCTGCTGGGCCTCGCCGTCGATGCGGAGGAGCGCCTTTACGCCTACTCCACCGCGGCGAGTGGCAACCGCATCCAGCGGTTCCGGCTGTCGGGCTCGCCGCTGCGCCTCGGCAAGCCCGAGACGGTGCTGGACGGACTGCCCTCGGCGCGCACGCACAACGGCGGGCGTATCGCGTTCGGCCCGGACGGGATGCTGTACGCCACGGTCGGCGATGCCGGGGAGCGGGCCGCCGCGCAGGATCCGGCCTCGCTCGCGGGGAAGATCCTGCGGATGACCCCCGACGGCGCGGTGCCCGCCGACAACCCCCTGCCTGGGTCGCTCGTCTACAGCCTCGGCCACCGCAATCCGCAGGGGATCGCCTGGGATGCCGAGGGCACCCTCTACGCCGCCGAATTCGGTCAGGACACCTGGGACGAGCTCAACGTGATCGAACCCGGCCAGAACTACGGATGGCCGATCGTGGAGGGCATCGCGGACGATGACCGATTTGTCGATCCGGTCCAGCAGTGGAAGCCCGCCGACGCCTCGCCGAGCGGCATCGCGGTCGTCGGCGACGATCTTCTGATCGCGAACCTGCGTGGAGAGCGACTGCGGAGTGTGCCGCTGGATGACCTGAGCGCATCGACCGACCGGTTCGTCGGCGAGTACGGGCGTATCCGCGACGTCGTGCGCGCGCCGGACGGGTCGGCGCTCTTCGTCACCAGCAACCGCGATGGGCGCGGGGACGTGCGGGAGGGTGACGACGTCCTGGTCGGCGTGGACTGA
- a CDS encoding response regulator transcription factor, translated as MTETTDSGRTAVIVEDDAELRHLLVDVLEAAGFSTVSVGNGIDGIQAVLSYQPMITTLDVNMPGIDGIEAARRIRAHSDTYIVMITAMGEEADVVLGLTAGADEYITKPFRPREFRARIDAMLRRGRVAAPAPVRTQESAGPSFPSARPAAAPVAAPAPAAAPAAPQEVIVHEAGATGTGALELHNGEGQWLAHRNLRLDLDSRIVLIDDTEVDLTRTEFDLLAALLESRRRVRSKADLTLLLRGESYVTTYFVGDADKRAVEAHMTNLRRKIGDNPAQPRFIETVRGVGYRLTSEVTPPPA; from the coding sequence ATGACCGAAACCACCGACAGCGGACGCACGGCGGTCATCGTCGAAGACGATGCCGAGCTCAGGCACCTGCTGGTGGACGTCCTGGAAGCAGCCGGTTTCTCCACCGTCTCGGTGGGCAACGGCATCGACGGCATCCAGGCGGTGCTGTCGTATCAGCCGATGATCACGACGCTGGATGTCAACATGCCCGGCATCGACGGCATCGAGGCGGCGCGGCGCATCCGCGCCCACAGCGACACGTACATCGTCATGATCACCGCGATGGGCGAGGAGGCGGATGTCGTCCTCGGACTCACCGCCGGGGCCGACGAGTACATCACGAAGCCCTTCCGTCCCCGCGAGTTCCGCGCGCGCATCGACGCGATGCTGCGCCGCGGGCGGGTGGCGGCGCCGGCGCCGGTGCGCACGCAGGAGAGCGCGGGCCCGTCGTTCCCGTCGGCTCGCCCCGCCGCCGCGCCCGTGGCGGCCCCGGCACCCGCGGCGGCCCCCGCCGCACCGCAGGAGGTCATCGTGCACGAGGCGGGAGCCACCGGCACCGGCGCGCTCGAGCTGCACAACGGCGAGGGCCAGTGGCTCGCGCACCGCAACCTCCGGCTCGACCTCGACAGCCGCATCGTCCTGATCGACGACACCGAGGTCGACCTGACCCGAACCGAGTTCGACCTGCTGGCCGCACTGCTGGAATCCCGCCGGCGCGTGCGCAGCAAGGCCGACCTCACGCTGCTCCTGCGCGGCGAGTCGTACGTCACGACGTACTTCGTCGGAGATGCCGACAAGCGGGCGGTCGAGGCGCATATGACGAACCTCCGCCGCAAGATCGGCGACAACCCCGCACAGCCTCGATTCATCGAGACCGTGCGGGGTGTCGGGTACCGCCTCACCTCAGAGGTCACTCCTCCCCCGGCGTGA
- a CDS encoding glycosyltransferase family 2 protein — protein sequence MTTITTPASSRSELALRAHHRAPVVVPSEPVFDHAFPEDFDSVFEGSTTQRSTIGCVIPAYNEEESIAAVIEGLLAQTRVPDVIHVVVNNTTDKTVQIASQYAGAHEITTELGEQFTEVFVHDIGKNPDKKVGALNYGYALVEGYDYLLGVDGDTIAEEHAVEYLETEIIGDSRIGGISAIYSIDNKPFKGLASFLISGQRSQFAAFNLQNLLRGRNMAVLGGQFSVFSTHALREVMEQNHQSTPWVKDSEVEDSLLSLQIKSAGYLTKISPAARADVGGMTTLRALDAQQVKWTYGAIELMWPGQRGDTKGQPLHPNLRIRWAENFGMLTNLFVRVAFLLLLAASLSIGAFVFSPVWLIPIGMAVMLNLRMAMTMANRTRKDVLFALLIVPAEVYMWIRLSHFTRAWSSFLSKKKVDNWAAQAKAEKGGGGHGHWVPLIVAIAVMVAVAVIWMMLGPVVQSTILWIGWPIVGVVTVLQTLLMFTKLIRRQHGYKV from the coding sequence ATGACCACGATCACCACCCCGGCTTCCTCCCGCAGCGAGCTGGCCCTGCGCGCCCACCACCGCGCCCCGGTCGTCGTGCCCTCCGAGCCCGTGTTCGACCACGCCTTCCCCGAGGACTTCGACTCGGTCTTCGAGGGCTCGACCACGCAGCGCTCCACGATCGGATGCGTCATCCCCGCGTACAACGAGGAGGAGTCGATCGCGGCCGTGATCGAGGGGCTCCTCGCGCAGACCCGCGTCCCCGACGTCATCCACGTCGTCGTGAACAACACGACCGACAAGACGGTGCAGATCGCGTCCCAGTACGCCGGTGCCCACGAGATCACGACCGAGCTCGGCGAGCAGTTCACCGAGGTGTTCGTCCACGACATCGGCAAGAACCCCGACAAGAAGGTCGGCGCGCTCAACTACGGCTACGCCCTTGTCGAGGGCTACGACTACCTCCTCGGCGTCGACGGCGACACGATCGCCGAAGAGCACGCCGTGGAGTACCTCGAGACCGAGATCATCGGCGACAGCCGCATCGGCGGCATCTCGGCGATCTACTCGATCGACAACAAGCCCTTCAAGGGGCTCGCCTCGTTCCTCATCAGCGGCCAGCGCTCGCAGTTCGCCGCCTTCAACCTGCAGAACCTGCTGCGCGGCCGCAACATGGCCGTGCTCGGCGGACAGTTCTCGGTGTTCTCCACCCATGCCTTGCGCGAGGTCATGGAACAGAACCACCAGTCCACGCCGTGGGTCAAGGACAGCGAGGTGGAGGACTCGCTGCTCTCTCTGCAGATCAAGAGCGCCGGGTACCTGACGAAGATCAGCCCGGCCGCCCGCGCCGACGTCGGTGGGATGACGACGCTGCGGGCGCTGGACGCGCAGCAGGTCAAGTGGACCTACGGCGCGATCGAGCTGATGTGGCCGGGACAGCGGGGCGACACGAAGGGGCAGCCGCTGCACCCGAACCTGCGGATCCGGTGGGCGGAGAACTTCGGCATGCTCACGAACCTGTTCGTGCGCGTGGCGTTCCTCCTCCTGCTCGCGGCGTCGCTGTCGATCGGCGCGTTCGTGTTCTCGCCCGTCTGGCTGATCCCGATCGGCATGGCGGTGATGCTGAACCTGCGCATGGCGATGACGATGGCGAACCGCACCCGCAAGGACGTGCTCTTCGCGCTGCTCATCGTGCCCGCCGAGGTCTACATGTGGATCCGGCTGTCGCACTTCACCCGCGCCTGGTCGAGCTTCCTCTCCAAGAAGAAGGTCGACAACTGGGCGGCGCAGGCGAAGGCGGAGAAGGGCGGCGGCGGCCACGGACACTGGGTGCCCCTCATCGTCGCGATCGCCGTCATGGTCGCCGTCGCGGTGATCTGGATGATGCTCGGCCCGGTCGTGCAGTCCACGATCCTCTGGATCGGCTGGCCGATCGTCGGCGTCGTGACCGTCCTGCAGACGCTCCTGATGTTCACCAAGCTCATCCGTCGCCAGCACGGATACAAGGTCTGA